In Thermococcus stetteri, the following proteins share a genomic window:
- a CDS encoding ATP-binding cassette domain-containing protein, protein MLLLRNVTYSINGRKILEEINMRFKEGMSYSILGPNGAGKSTIAYILMGIIKPTEGKVLLDERDITPLSITERAKLGITLLWQEPARYDGITVEEYLTLGGKLSVGEEEVREVLEVVGLPYELYHSRFVDKSLSGGERKRVELASILLLKPKYAILDEPDSGLDITAGELIDDILDHLRRIGTTVILITHHEDIARKTEFSYFVCGGKVIRKGFSEEVVEYYKRACGKCPLLEVVSDGH, encoded by the coding sequence ATGCTGCTCTTGAGAAACGTGACCTACTCAATAAACGGCAGGAAAATACTGGAAGAGATCAACATGAGGTTTAAGGAAGGCATGAGCTATTCTATCCTGGGCCCCAACGGGGCCGGGAAATCAACTATAGCCTACATTCTAATGGGAATTATAAAGCCAACTGAAGGTAAAGTTCTGCTGGATGAGAGAGATATAACTCCTCTTAGCATAACGGAAAGGGCTAAGCTTGGGATTACCCTGCTCTGGCAGGAGCCGGCACGCTACGATGGAATTACGGTTGAAGAGTATCTCACACTGGGAGGAAAATTGAGTGTAGGTGAAGAGGAAGTGCGGGAAGTTCTTGAGGTAGTTGGCTTACCGTATGAGCTCTATCACTCAAGGTTTGTTGATAAAAGCCTCAGCGGGGGAGAGAGGAAGAGAGTTGAACTTGCGTCGATTCTTCTCTTAAAACCGAAGTATGCAATTCTTGATGAGCCCGATTCTGGACTGGACATAACGGCGGGAGAGTTAATAGATGATATTTTGGATCACCTGAGGAGGATTGGTACAACTGTGATCCTAATCACCCATCATGAGGACATTGCAAGGAAGACGGAGTTCAGCTACTTTGTGTGTGGTGGAAAAGTCATTAGAAAGGGATTTTCGGAGGAGGTTGTTGAATACTACAAGAGAGCCTGCGGTAAGTGCCCGCTTTTGGAAGTGGTGAGCGATGGTCATTAA
- a CDS encoding putative zinc-binding protein — MVIEMSEEVKIEKLPKFLPLCHKEAENLDIIFTCSGAASVGEIGHEVGVLLTNAGQNARLCCTTAVAAGSEMHLDIGRRARRVIVIDGCPMKCATKVIEKAGIKIDHSFTVTDFGIAKQPTLDISDEDVLKVALEIAEKVGMKLNVKP, encoded by the coding sequence ATGGTGATTGAAATGAGCGAAGAAGTTAAGATAGAAAAGCTCCCAAAGTTCTTGCCACTCTGCCACAAAGAAGCTGAGAACCTCGACATAATCTTCACCTGCTCCGGAGCGGCAAGTGTGGGAGAGATAGGCCATGAGGTTGGGGTTTTGCTAACCAACGCCGGCCAAAACGCGAGGCTCTGCTGTACAACTGCAGTTGCCGCCGGCTCTGAGATGCATCTTGACATAGGAAGAAGGGCGAGAAGGGTAATCGTCATAGACGGCTGCCCCATGAAGTGTGCAACCAAGGTTATAGAGAAAGCTGGGATAAAAATAGACCACAGCTTTACCGTTACGGACTTCGGGATAGCCAAGCAACCAACCCTTGACATAAGCGATGAGGACGTTCTCAAAGTTGCGTTGGAAATAGCCGAGAAGGTTGGGATGAAGCTCAACGTTAAACCGTAG
- a CDS encoding heterodisulfide reductase subunit A-like protein: MKGLILCVCQGTCPSFQKMNVFEILNHFRREKKVDFVALHPQLCATDGDNFWRALLKNGEDIEKLYVAGCDPVMQKKMFGWTFKELGFDDHKFIGIEIRNMTTEEAIKAIDKAMSVDTQEG; encoded by the coding sequence ATGAAAGGTCTCATACTCTGTGTTTGCCAGGGCACTTGTCCATCTTTCCAGAAGATGAATGTGTTTGAGATTTTAAACCACTTCAGAAGGGAGAAGAAGGTTGACTTTGTCGCTCTGCATCCCCAGCTCTGCGCCACCGATGGCGACAACTTCTGGAGGGCTTTGCTCAAGAACGGGGAGGACATAGAGAAGCTCTACGTTGCCGGCTGCGACCCGGTGATGCAGAAGAAGATGTTCGGCTGGACGTTTAAGGAGCTTGGATTCGATGACCACAAGTTCATCGGAATAGAGATTAGGAACATGACCACGGAAGAGGCAATCAAAGCAATTGATAAAGCCATGAGCGTTGATACTCAGGAGGGATAG
- a CDS encoding ATP-binding protein produces the protein MAENWYPIIDYDKCTGCLTCANFCPHGVYDISGGKPKVVKPKECVEFCRGCQRICPTGAISYFGDS, from the coding sequence ATGGCAGAGAACTGGTATCCAATAATCGACTACGACAAGTGCACCGGCTGCTTGACGTGCGCGAACTTCTGCCCCCATGGGGTTTATGACATCTCGGGGGGCAAGCCCAAAGTTGTGAAGCCTAAGGAGTGCGTGGAGTTCTGCAGGGGCTGCCAGAGGATATGTCCAACGGGGGCTATAAGCTACTTTGGAGACTCTTAA
- a CDS encoding NifB/NifX family molybdenum-iron cluster-binding protein, translating into MVKVALPTSKGGLDDKVHESLVRAETFTLIELENGKIKSVEVVENPYRGEPYGAGSKVALFLVNLGVEVLLTPVDCPKGKAILEAGGVKIIKVKPGKRVEEAIKSLQSSL; encoded by the coding sequence ATGGTTAAAGTTGCCCTCCCAACTTCAAAAGGTGGGCTTGACGATAAGGTCCATGAGAGCCTCGTAAGGGCCGAAACTTTCACCCTGATTGAGCTGGAGAATGGGAAAATCAAGAGCGTTGAGGTCGTGGAAAACCCATATAGAGGGGAACCCTACGGGGCCGGTTCAAAGGTTGCCCTGTTTCTGGTGAACCTTGGTGTAGAAGTCCTCTTAACGCCGGTGGACTGTCCGAAGGGGAAGGCGATACTCGAGGCAGGAGGCGTTAAGATAATCAAAGTAAAACCAGGAAAAAGAGTAGAGGAGGCAATTAAGAGTCTCCAAAGTAGCTTATAG
- a CDS encoding cation diffusion facilitator family transporter: MEHHHNKLKGRMLFSFALNMTITIAEIIGGLLSGSLALLSDSLHNFSDSMSILASYLAIKIGEREKNEKYTFGYKRAEILVAFVNSAVLVGVALFLLVEAYKRFKNPEPIDGPLMLGVALIGLFANLISVLLLHEHAHESMNVRSAYLHLLSDTLSSVAVVVGGIAIIKWNILWIDPLITVLISLYILREGYEILKESVEVLMEASPNLNFEEIKHEIESIPSVKNAHHFHTWRIGEREIHFECHVEVNDMPLSEAQRLIDEIEERLKSFGVTHVTVQLEVDRCEDKTTVCGEENG; the protein is encoded by the coding sequence ATGGAACATCACCATAATAAGCTCAAGGGCAGAATGCTGTTTTCCTTCGCCCTTAACATGACGATAACCATAGCTGAGATCATCGGTGGACTCCTCTCGGGAAGTCTGGCCCTTCTCAGCGACTCCCTCCACAACTTCAGCGATTCAATGAGCATCCTCGCGAGCTACCTGGCCATAAAGATCGGTGAGAGGGAGAAGAACGAGAAGTACACCTTCGGCTACAAGAGGGCCGAGATTTTGGTGGCCTTTGTTAACTCCGCCGTTCTCGTTGGCGTTGCCCTCTTCCTCCTTGTTGAAGCTTACAAGCGCTTCAAGAATCCCGAGCCTATAGACGGCCCGCTTATGCTCGGCGTTGCCCTAATCGGTCTTTTTGCCAACCTAATCTCGGTTCTGCTTCTCCACGAGCACGCCCACGAGAGCATGAACGTCCGCTCTGCCTATCTCCATCTATTGAGCGACACGCTCTCTTCAGTTGCCGTTGTGGTCGGTGGAATAGCTATCATAAAGTGGAACATCCTCTGGATAGATCCCCTCATCACAGTTCTGATCTCCCTCTACATCCTCCGCGAGGGTTATGAAATATTAAAGGAGAGCGTTGAGGTGCTCATGGAGGCTTCACCAAATCTAAATTTTGAGGAGATAAAACACGAAATTGAGAGCATCCCCAGTGTTAAGAATGCGCACCACTTCCACACCTGGCGTATAGGGGAGAGGGAAATCCACTTCGAGTGCCATGTCGAGGTCAATGATATGCCCCTCAGCGAGGCCCAAAGGCTTATAGACGAGATAGAGGAGAGGCTCAAGAGCTTTGGAGTAACCCACGTAACGGTTCAACTTGAAGTGGACAGATGTGAGGACAAAACCACCGTCTGCGGTGAGGAAAATGGTTAA
- a CDS encoding OsmC family protein produces MERLEYSARLKWDGNVGSEAKVRGFSFSIDTNTDGHNVGPNPTEYLLAAIGGCLTVNWGRLIKKMRLDVGEMEITVSGWRDREEPQLKEITYRVRVVTSEPERKIMRVKELAEKYGTVFNTVGAEKIKGEVEIIRPGG; encoded by the coding sequence ATGGAGCGCCTTGAATATTCCGCCCGCCTCAAGTGGGACGGCAACGTGGGAAGTGAAGCGAAGGTGAGAGGGTTTTCATTCAGCATAGACACGAACACGGACGGCCACAATGTTGGTCCAAACCCTACGGAGTACCTCCTGGCCGCTATAGGCGGCTGTCTGACCGTCAACTGGGGCAGGCTAATCAAAAAGATGCGCCTTGACGTTGGGGAGATGGAGATAACCGTTTCGGGATGGAGGGACAGGGAGGAGCCTCAGCTGAAGGAGATAACCTACAGGGTTAGGGTGGTTACCAGCGAGCCGGAGAGGAAGATAATGCGCGTTAAAGAACTTGCCGAGAAGTATGGAACCGTCTTCAACACCGTTGGAGCGGAAAAGATAAAGGGGGAGGTGGAGATAATAAGGCCAGGCGGTTGA
- a CDS encoding MFS transporter, which translates to MKARELLKFEFISQVSIGTAEGLAEAFFEVIATRLGASTFLIGLIGSAAYVSNILSPLWARLSNRAGAKRPVIGSLLLASVFLITGALFKNPLIFALFVFFYFIAYGVREVLYPAIVERVYEDPSVLSHSEVAFTIAYTIATLIAGYIMDLWSYRVTFAIAALLLVVAALSRIPFPDAREDEEKTDVLEAIKSDRTLQMMVALFMISGTGMLMMLPAIPILEVRHLNLSNTQIGLALAVESVSYALFVELWGKSISRPSHVVRVFQAGFLAIGGMAVVYYLSRSFYPVLLASFLCGVGGSAVSIGWQVFAMSVPDYRTEELSALHLTTCGIRGLYAPLLGSLVIELFGVRADFVIAGSLVLISALLAERIKKSVRESFEL; encoded by the coding sequence ATGAAAGCCAGGGAGCTCCTCAAGTTCGAGTTCATCAGTCAGGTGAGCATTGGAACCGCCGAAGGCTTAGCCGAGGCATTCTTCGAGGTAATAGCGACGAGACTCGGCGCTTCTACTTTCCTCATAGGCCTGATAGGGAGCGCCGCCTACGTCTCAAACATACTGTCCCCACTCTGGGCGCGGCTGTCTAATAGGGCGGGCGCCAAGAGGCCGGTAATCGGCTCGCTGCTCTTGGCCTCGGTGTTCCTGATTACGGGGGCTCTCTTCAAGAACCCCCTCATTTTCGCCCTCTTCGTCTTTTTCTACTTCATAGCCTACGGCGTCAGGGAGGTCCTCTACCCCGCGATAGTCGAGAGGGTCTACGAAGATCCCTCGGTTTTGAGCCACAGTGAGGTGGCCTTTACAATCGCCTACACCATCGCCACGCTTATAGCCGGCTACATCATGGACCTCTGGAGCTACAGGGTCACCTTTGCGATAGCGGCGCTCCTCCTTGTGGTGGCCGCCCTCTCCAGGATCCCTTTCCCGGATGCACGGGAAGATGAGGAAAAAACAGATGTTCTGGAGGCGATAAAGTCCGACAGGACGCTCCAGATGATGGTGGCACTCTTCATGATATCGGGAACGGGGATGCTCATGATGCTTCCCGCAATCCCGATCCTTGAAGTCCGGCACCTGAACCTCTCAAACACCCAGATTGGCCTTGCTCTCGCCGTTGAGAGCGTTTCCTACGCCCTCTTCGTGGAGCTCTGGGGAAAAAGTATAAGCAGGCCCTCTCACGTCGTTAGGGTCTTTCAGGCAGGATTTCTGGCCATAGGAGGTATGGCGGTCGTCTATTATCTCAGCCGTTCTTTTTACCCCGTTCTACTTGCGAGCTTTCTCTGCGGAGTGGGGGGTTCTGCGGTCTCGATCGGCTGGCAGGTCTTCGCCATGAGCGTCCCCGATTACAGGACGGAAGAGCTCTCAGCCCTCCATCTTACGACCTGTGGGATAAGGGGGCTCTACGCTCCCCTCCTCGGATCCCTCGTGATAGAGCTCTTCGGAGTGAGGGCAGATTTCGTAATAGCGGGCTCCCTGGTTTTGATTTCCGCTCTTCTCGCGGAGAGGATAAAGAAGAGTGTCAGGGAGAGCTTTGAGCTCTGA
- a CDS encoding ABC transporter permease, producing the protein MLHEFIIGSLLVKPSAIAYWSALNYHGFTEQIPNTVFVQTTARKKRQDLRIFGVRYKIIRIKPEKFFGIEKVWIEEFQVPITDREKTVVDCLDKPKYCGGIIEVAKAFREELDTEKLREYALRMNNSDTIRRLGHLCDYFGVDIDLPKPKTRNYILLDPTMLREGNVDSKWRVTAVGPTIIPWECRGRTFERLITAPVSLTTVLLGDFQASLYFGLGVSLAVSVPAVLYLGINPSLPVFIGATLLALACFSAMTILMSSYPPKDVPADVMMLSSLVKFSLLFISGIFVPIERLPSYGRALSFVSPLTYYVDAVRHSLGGGYLPVWLDLVMLAIFAVAFFMAGAWVHEKVLERRFT; encoded by the coding sequence ATACTTCACGAGTTCATAATAGGTTCACTTCTTGTAAAGCCCTCAGCCATAGCTTACTGGTCAGCCCTCAATTATCACGGCTTTACCGAGCAAATTCCCAACACTGTATTTGTCCAGACGACAGCAAGAAAGAAAAGACAAGATCTTAGAATTTTTGGAGTTAGATATAAAATCATCAGAATAAAGCCTGAGAAATTCTTCGGTATTGAAAAAGTCTGGATTGAGGAGTTTCAAGTCCCCATAACAGACAGGGAAAAGACTGTAGTGGACTGCTTAGATAAGCCGAAATATTGCGGGGGAATAATTGAGGTTGCTAAAGCCTTCAGGGAGGAACTTGACACAGAAAAGCTCAGAGAGTATGCGTTGAGAATGAATAACTCCGACACCATAAGAAGGCTCGGCCACCTGTGTGACTATTTTGGAGTAGATATTGACTTACCAAAGCCAAAAACGAGGAATTACATTCTCCTCGATCCAACAATGCTCAGAGAGGGAAATGTTGATAGCAAATGGAGGGTCACAGCAGTGGGGCCGACGATAATCCCCTGGGAGTGCAGGGGGAGAACCTTTGAGAGGCTCATAACTGCCCCGGTCTCGCTCACCACGGTCCTCCTCGGCGACTTCCAGGCTTCCCTGTACTTCGGGCTCGGCGTTTCTCTGGCGGTCTCGGTTCCAGCCGTGCTCTACCTCGGGATAAACCCCTCCCTCCCGGTCTTCATCGGGGCCACGCTCCTCGCCCTCGCGTGCTTCTCGGCGATGACGATATTGATGTCCTCTTACCCGCCTAAGGACGTTCCCGCGGACGTTATGATGCTCTCCTCGCTCGTCAAGTTCTCCCTCCTGTTCATAAGCGGCATCTTCGTCCCGATCGAGAGGCTCCCGTCCTACGGGAGGGCGCTCTCTTTCGTCTCGCCGCTGACCTACTACGTGGACGCTGTGAGGCACTCCCTTGGTGGAGGCTACCTTCCTGTTTGGCTTGATTTGGTGATGCTGGCCATCTTCGCGGTTGCCTTCTTCATGGCGGGCGCGTGGGTGCACGAGAAGGTGCTGGAAAGGAGGTTCACGTGA
- a CDS encoding glycosyltransferase family 39 protein: MKRFERIFEPKVALSLITLIAVVFRVIPLRYKYLFGYDPYFHLAYIEESLKAGEWINFLTIAGGPWGFLIKNFHPLGLWMVPADVYKILKIFGVSLYDAFRITPVIFGVLTIIFFYLTMLNFYGKREAFFSALFLSVMFGHVFRSMANYYRGDNYMLFWYSVALFGVSLALKKTRRSWRYKRFAFYLIPAFASGLAAIFWQAYYPMAHLLIATERFLSFLHDRGNYKRHNRPKIILTRPRRVLQDNQTNPLAKRSSLIAGELKVFTDEYSIYDSLKEGLGVINPHERVNHSGREFARGEVHVNSCENRHGFLRAYLRKYRVPA, encoded by the coding sequence ATGAAAAGATTTGAGAGAATATTTGAGCCAAAAGTTGCACTGTCATTGATAACATTAATTGCTGTAGTGTTTAGAGTGATTCCATTGAGATACAAGTATCTTTTTGGTTATGATCCCTACTTTCATTTGGCTTACATTGAGGAGAGCTTGAAAGCCGGAGAGTGGATCAATTTTTTGACGATTGCAGGCGGGCCTTGGGGCTTTTTAATTAAAAACTTTCATCCATTGGGATTATGGATGGTTCCTGCTGATGTTTATAAAATTTTGAAGATTTTCGGAGTTTCCCTCTATGATGCATTTAGAATAACCCCAGTGATTTTTGGAGTTCTGACAATTATTTTCTTCTACTTGACTATGTTAAACTTCTATGGAAAAAGGGAAGCATTCTTTTCGGCACTTTTTCTTTCCGTAATGTTTGGACATGTTTTCAGGTCAATGGCAAATTATTACAGAGGGGATAACTACATGTTATTCTGGTATTCAGTTGCTCTGTTTGGAGTTTCTTTAGCTCTGAAAAAGACTAGAAGATCTTGGAGGTACAAGAGATTTGCTTTTTACTTGATTCCTGCTTTTGCTAGTGGCTTGGCTGCAATATTCTGGCAGGCATATTATCCAATGGCGCATCTACTTATTGCGACTGAAAGGTTTTTAAGTTTTCTTCATGACAGGGGTAATTACAAACGACATAATCGCCCGAAGATTATTCTTACCAGACCCAGAAGAGTGTTACAGGACAATCAGACAAATCCGCTGGCCAAACGGAGTAGCTTGATTGCGGGCGAACTGAAGGTTTTTACTGACGAGTACTCTATTTATGATTCTCTGAAGGAGGGTTTGGGGGTTATTAATCCTCATGAGCGGGTTAATCATTCTGGGAGGGAGTTTGCACGTGGTGAGGTTCATGTTAACAGTTGTGAGAACAGGCACGGTTTTCTGAGGGCTTATCTGAGGAAGTATCGTGTGCCAGCTTGA
- a CDS encoding type IV toxin-antitoxin system AbiEi family antitoxin domain-containing protein codes for MNIAVRFLLSRYGGKVITKEELKKICGRFGVDVDYLIHHLISYGYVIRILRGVYYVKTVEEFKLKKALRPLEIIGLGLNRLGIKWYYGLFTALKLNALTHEYFAKIFILNDRIYRSKTLKIYGEDVEFIKIKPLLTEFGVIDKGEVKYSDVEKTLLDFLYLSRYNPKLRTTAGNILTEYWDRANKEKIKEYLTYYPVSIRKVLENEGLL; via the coding sequence ATGAACATCGCAGTGAGGTTCCTTTTATCCAGGTACGGCGGGAAAGTTATCACAAAGGAAGAACTGAAAAAGATATGCGGTAGATTTGGAGTTGATGTTGATTATTTGATACACCATCTCATATCCTACGGATACGTGATTAGAATTCTTCGTGGTGTTTATTACGTGAAGACCGTTGAGGAATTTAAGCTTAAAAAGGCTTTAAGGCCGCTGGAAATCATCGGGCTCGGATTGAACAGGCTGGGAATAAAATGGTACTATGGTTTGTTCACGGCTCTCAAATTAAACGCCCTCACTCACGAGTACTTCGCTAAGATATTTATCCTGAATGATAGGATTTATCGCTCAAAAACTTTGAAAATTTATGGGGAGGATGTTGAATTTATAAAAATCAAACCCCTCCTAACAGAGTTCGGCGTTATCGACAAGGGTGAGGTGAAATACTCCGATGTAGAAAAAACCCTATTGGATTTTCTCTACCTTTCAAGGTACAATCCAAAACTCAGAACCACTGCGGGGAATATCCTAACGGAGTACTGGGACAGAGCGAATAAAGAAAAGATCAAGGAGTATCTCACGTATTATCCTGTGTCTATAAGGAAGGTGCTTGAGAATGAAGGACTACTCTGA
- a CDS encoding nucleotidyl transferase AbiEii/AbiGii toxin family protein codes for MKDYSEFIQLIIEKSGIKKPELIEKDIVLHTILKRLYSDEYFAENYLFKGGTCLVKCYFGYYRFSVDLDFTFKNQEKWKGLSKRSKRKALVKEAQGVSNLIKAAASYVGLEFNADLQNRRYIEFGSGSRMITYKLYYPGGLIKVQVNLIENVLFEPKRLTAKTLLSGVSLSRNDRLYFYDFLGDYSEVEVLAYDLREILVEKVRAILTRKVQKLRDFYDLYLLYRHGLRVSEHREAIIKKVIPALRYEKYLENFRRNKASFDMRVDSILDEYELRLLNVEPDENFVSFFNSLAKDIVEILDEVEV; via the coding sequence ATGAAGGACTACTCTGAGTTCATTCAGCTAATAATTGAGAAGAGTGGAATTAAGAAGCCAGAGCTGATTGAGAAGGACATAGTCCTGCACACAATTTTAAAGAGACTTTACTCCGATGAATACTTCGCAGAGAACTATCTTTTTAAGGGCGGAACATGTCTGGTCAAATGCTATTTTGGCTACTACCGCTTCAGCGTTGACCTGGACTTCACTTTCAAGAATCAAGAGAAGTGGAAAGGGCTCTCAAAGAGAAGCAAGAGGAAAGCCCTTGTCAAAGAAGCGCAAGGGGTGAGCAATCTAATTAAAGCTGCCGCCAGCTATGTTGGTCTTGAGTTCAATGCTGACCTGCAGAATAGACGCTACATCGAGTTTGGGAGCGGCTCAAGAATGATAACGTACAAGTTGTACTATCCTGGCGGTTTGATAAAGGTTCAGGTTAACTTGATTGAAAACGTTCTCTTCGAGCCAAAGAGACTCACGGCAAAAACCCTTTTGAGTGGAGTTTCTCTGTCTAGAAATGACAGGCTGTATTTTTATGATTTCCTTGGGGACTATTCTGAGGTTGAAGTTCTTGCTTATGACTTGAGAGAAATTTTAGTTGAGAAGGTTAGGGCCATTTTAACCCGAAAAGTTCAAAAACTGAGGGATTTCTACGACTTGTACCTTTTGTACAGGCATGGCTTAAGAGTTTCTGAGCATAGAGAAGCAATTATCAAGAAAGTCATTCCAGCTTTGCGATATGAGAAGTATCTGGAGAATTTTAGAAGAAACAAGGCTTCGTTTGATATGAGAGTTGACAGCATTTTAGACGAGTATGAACTACGTCTCCTGAATGTTGAGCCGGATGAAAACTTTGTTAGCTTCTTTAACTCCCTAGCCAAAGATATAGTGGAAATTCTTGATGAGGTTGAAGTATAG
- a CDS encoding ATP-binding protein: protein MIRKFVNRRRELEVLERAWREGFRLFVVYGRRRVGKTALLRKFLENKRGIYFLCSQRGYEKDLERFSHEISSFIDAPVRFESFRDAFKFLRGRGKLLVILDEFPYLIEADKGVTSEFQEVVDIVLEGSEITIILCGSSVGMMEREVLSYKSPLYGRASGVLKVKPFRFFDMVEWFGKDFERLLRLYGVTWGIPKYMEFFKTGSDDEIINNFFDPSAFLFNEARLLLMEELRNPARYMQIIEAIAMGKTRLNEIAQYVGMEAKDLSAYLRVLSNLGIVRREVPITERKAKRGIYVIEDEYFRFYHRFVSPHYEEIESLNPEPAIQDFLRNFNTYLGKTFEKAAREFLIELNKHGRLPFKFTKIGKWWHKNEEIDLVALDKRENKALLVEVKWKELSEKEARGVLKDLERKSGLVGLENWGKYYGLIAKGIENKEAITGGGWFLWDLEDFENLNFKIRKL from the coding sequence ATGATTCGAAAATTTGTAAACCGGAGGAGAGAGCTCGAAGTCCTGGAGAGGGCATGGAGGGAAGGCTTTCGACTTTTTGTGGTCTACGGGAGAAGAAGGGTGGGAAAAACTGCCCTTTTGAGGAAATTCTTGGAAAACAAAAGGGGCATATATTTTCTCTGCTCCCAGAGGGGATATGAGAAAGACCTCGAGAGATTTTCTCACGAGATAAGTTCTTTTATTGATGCTCCGGTAAGATTCGAAAGCTTTAGGGATGCATTTAAGTTCCTAAGAGGGCGGGGAAAGCTTTTGGTGATTCTTGATGAGTTCCCTTACTTAATAGAGGCAGACAAGGGTGTTACATCCGAGTTTCAGGAGGTAGTGGATATAGTGCTTGAGGGTTCAGAGATCACCATTATCCTCTGCGGTTCGAGCGTTGGAATGATGGAGCGTGAGGTTCTCAGCTACAAGAGCCCTCTCTATGGGCGAGCAAGTGGGGTTCTGAAGGTCAAACCATTCCGCTTCTTCGATATGGTCGAATGGTTTGGAAAGGACTTTGAGAGGCTTTTAAGACTCTATGGGGTCACGTGGGGGATTCCTAAATACATGGAATTCTTCAAAACGGGGAGCGATGATGAGATTATCAACAACTTCTTTGACCCGAGTGCATTTCTTTTCAACGAGGCGAGGCTTCTCCTCATGGAGGAACTGAGGAACCCAGCCAGATACATGCAGATTATCGAGGCTATAGCCATGGGAAAAACCCGGCTTAACGAGATCGCCCAGTACGTTGGGATGGAGGCCAAAGACCTATCTGCATATCTTAGGGTGCTCTCGAATCTTGGAATTGTAAGGAGAGAGGTTCCAATAACAGAGAGGAAAGCCAAGAGAGGGATTTATGTTATAGAAGATGAGTACTTCCGTTTTTACCACCGCTTCGTCAGTCCGCATTATGAGGAGATAGAGTCCCTCAATCCCGAGCCAGCAATTCAGGATTTCCTGAGGAACTTTAACACTTACCTCGGAAAGACCTTCGAAAAAGCAGCTAGGGAGTTTTTAATAGAACTTAACAAGCATGGGAGGTTGCCGTTTAAATTTACGAAGATCGGAAAGTGGTGGCATAAAAATGAGGAAATTGATCTCGTTGCACTGGACAAAAGGGAAAATAAAGCTCTGCTGGTGGAGGTAAAGTGGAAGGAGTTGAGCGAGAAAGAGGCGAGGGGAGTTTTAAAAGATTTAGAGCGTAAAAGTGGGCTTGTTGGGTTAGAAAACTGGGGGAAGTATTACGGGTTGATAGCGAAGGGCATTGAAAATAAGGAGGCCATCACAGGTGGGGGCTGGTTCCTGTGGGATTTGGAGGACTTCGAGAATTTGAATTTCAAGATAAGAAAACTCTGA
- the rfbD gene encoding dTDP-4-dehydrorhamnose reductase, with protein MRVAIIGASGQLGTDLVEVFGKDPFFEVIPLTHKDLDVTVPEILKVLRGLKPDVIINTAAYVRVDDAELYPEKAFAVNAIGALNVARVASEIDAINVYISTDYIFDGEKGEPYTEVDVPNPINVYGASKYAGEILTRNYSPKHYIIRVASLYGKAGASGKGGNFVEWVIEKAKRGEELRIVDDQFMSPTYTMDVARTLKKFLEIGPEWGVYHMVNEGYCSWYEFTRAIFEILGWDVEVKPIKSSELNRLARRPRFSALKNARLHELGLRMPGWREGLKEYLGEKGYL; from the coding sequence GTGAGAGTTGCGATAATCGGGGCCAGCGGCCAGCTGGGGACGGACCTGGTTGAGGTCTTCGGGAAAGACCCATTCTTCGAGGTTATCCCCTTGACACACAAAGACTTGGACGTTACCGTTCCCGAGATCCTGAAGGTGCTGAGAGGGCTGAAGCCCGATGTGATAATCAACACGGCCGCTTACGTCAGGGTTGACGATGCGGAGCTCTACCCGGAGAAAGCTTTTGCGGTCAATGCCATCGGCGCGCTGAACGTTGCCAGGGTTGCCAGTGAGATTGATGCCATCAACGTCTACATAAGCACGGACTACATTTTTGACGGAGAGAAAGGTGAGCCCTACACCGAGGTCGACGTTCCCAACCCTATAAACGTCTATGGGGCGAGCAAGTACGCCGGCGAGATACTCACTAGGAACTACTCCCCAAAGCACTACATCATCAGGGTTGCAAGCCTTTATGGAAAAGCCGGGGCGAGCGGGAAAGGTGGAAACTTTGTTGAGTGGGTCATCGAGAAGGCAAAGCGCGGGGAAGAGCTGAGGATAGTCGACGACCAGTTCATGAGTCCCACCTACACGATGGACGTCGCCAGAACTCTGAAGAAGTTTCTGGAGATTGGGCCAGAGTGGGGCGTTTACCACATGGTCAACGAGGGCTACTGCTCGTGGTATGAGTTCACCAGAGCGATATTTGAGATCCTGGGCTGGGACGTTGAAGTGAAGCCTATAAAATCGAGCGAGCTCAACAGGCTGGCGAGGAGGCCGAGGTTCTCTGCGCTGAAGAACGCGAGGCTTCATGAACTTGGCCTGAGGATGCCGGGCTGGAGGGAAGGGCTGAAGGAGTACCTGGGAGAGAAGGGGTATCTCTAG